In Vigna unguiculata cultivar IT97K-499-35 chromosome 3, ASM411807v1, whole genome shotgun sequence, a single genomic region encodes these proteins:
- the LOC114178884 gene encoding zinc protease PQQL-like isoform X2: protein MLMMEGSKYAERLPIGLEKVIRTVSSETVKHFYKKWYHLCNMAVIAVGDFSDTQDVVELIKTHFGQKIPDPDPPLMPTFQVPSHDEPRFSCFVESEAAGSAVMISYKTPVDELKTVKDYRNLLAESMFLYALNQRFFKIARRNDPPYFSCSAAADVLVRPLKANIMTSSCKRKGTIEALESMLIEVARVRLHGFSDREISVVRALLMSEIESAYLERDQIQSTSLRDEYLQHFLHGEPVVGIEYEAQLQKTLLPHISTLEISKCSEKLRTSCSCVIKTIEPQPFAVLDDLKNVVKKVNLMEEEGIISYWDDEHVPEEIVTTKPNMGHVVQELEYSNIGATELVLSNGMRICYKRTDFLDDQVIFTGYSYGGLSELPESEYFSCSMGPTIAGEIGVFGYRPSVLMDMLAGKRAEVGTKIGAYMRTFYGDCSPSDLETALQLVYQLFTTNLTPGEEDVKIVMQMAEEAVSAQDRDPYTAFTNRVKELNYGNSYFFRPIRKSDLQKVDPRKACEFFSTCFKDPSTFTVVIVGNIDPAIAMPLILQYLGGIPKPPEPIMNFNRDELKGLPFTFPTEIHREVVRSPMVEAQCLVQICFPVELRNGTMVEEIHFVGFLSKLLETKIMQVLRFKHGQIYSVGVSVFLGGNKPSRIGDVRGDVSINFSCDPDISSKLVDIALDEMLRLQEEGPSEQDVSTILEIEQRAHENGLQENYYWLDRILHSYQSRAYAGDVGTSFEVQDEGRSKVRSTLTPSTAQLALKRILPFPCKNKYTVVILMPKSSPFKLLKSVFQSARTNYGKEAKILAGVASLAVLAFSLWRHGRSNSRLLSRTVT from the exons ATGTTGATGATGGAAGGTTCAAAG TATGCTGAACGGCTGCCAATTGGCCTAGAGAAAGTGATTCGGACGGTTTCTTCAGAGACTGTGAAGCATTTTTACAAGAAGTGGTACCATTTATGCAATATGGCAGTGATAGCAGTTGGAGATTTTTCTGATACGCAG GATGTAGTTGAGTTAATAAAGACTCATTTTGGCCAGAAAATTCCAGATCCTGATCCTCCACTTATGCCAACATTCCAGGTTCCATCACATGATGAGCCACGATTTTCGTGTTTTGTTGAATCCGAAGCTGCTGGG TCTGCAGTGATGATCAGCTATAAGACGCCAGTGGATGAGCTTAAGACAGTGAAAGACTACCGTAATTTACTTGCAGAATCCATGTTCCTCTATGCTTTAAACCAGAGGTTCTTTAAAATAGCTCGTAGAAATGATCCACCTTATTTCTCCTGTTCTGCCGCTGCTGATGTTTTAGTTCGCCCATTAAAGGCCAATATAATGACTTCCTCTTGTAAACGAAAAGGAACTATTGAAGCCCTGGAATCGATGTTAATAGAG GTTGCGAGGGTAAGACTTCATGGCTTTTCAGATCGTGAAATATCTGTAGTCCGTGCCCTACTGATGTCAGAGATTGAATCTGCGTATTTGGAGCGAGATCAAATTCAATCTACCAGCTTGAGAGATGAAtatttacaa CACTTTCTCCACGGGGAACCTGTTGTTGGGATTGAGTATGAGGCTCAACTCCAAAAGACTCTTCTACCAC ATATATCAACATTAGAAATCTCTAAGTGTTCTGAGAAGTTAAGGACATCATGTAGCTGTGTCATAAAGACTATTGAGCCCCAGCCATTTGCTGTGCTTGATGATCTGAAAAATGTTGTTAAGAAAGTCAATCTTATGGAGGAAGAAGGGATAATCTCTTATTGGGACGATGAACATGTTCCAGAAGAAATTGTCACTACAAAGCCAAATATGGG GCATGTTGTGCAGGAATTGGAATATTCAAATATTGGAGCTACTGAACTGGTACTGTCAAATGGCATGCGGATATGTTACAAGCGTACAGACTTTCTTGATGACCAG GTTATCTTCACTGGGTATTCATATGGGGGTTTATCTGAACTCCCAGAGAGTGAATACTTCTCTTGTTCGATGGGACCAACCATTGCTGGGGAAATTGGTGTGTTTGGTTATAGACCATCTGTCCTAATGGATATGCTTGCTGGCAAGAGAGCTGAAGTTGGTACCAAGATTGGTGCATATATGAGAACTTTTTATGGTGATTGTTCACCTTCGGACCTAGAAACAGCTTTGCAG CTTGTCTATCAGCTGTTTACAACAAATTTAACACCAGGTGAAGAAGATGTCAAAATAGTTATGCAGATGGCTGAAGAAGCAGTATCTGCTCAAGATAGGGATCCATACACTGCTTTTACAAACCGTGTAAAAGAGCTTAACTATGGCAACTCTTATTTTTTCCGG CCTATTAGAAAAAGTGACCTACAAAAGGTTGATCCACGGAAAGCTTGTGAATTCTTCAGTACATGTTTCAAAGATCCATCAACTTTTACTGTTGTGATTGTTGGAAACATTGATCCTGCTATTGCAATGCCCTTGATATTGCAGTACCTA GGTGGGATACCAAAACCTCCCGAGCCTATTATGAATTTTAACCGTGATGAACTGAAAGGATTGCCTTTCACTTTTCCAACAGAAATCCATAG AGAAGTGGTTCGGAGTCCCATGGTGGAAGCACAATGTTTGGTGCAGATATGTTTTCCTGTAGAGCTGAGGAATGGGACCATG GTGGAGGAGATTCATTTTGTTGGGTTCTTGAGCAAGCTtcttgaaacaaaaataatgcaGGTTCTCCGGTTCAAGCATGGCCAG ATATACTCTGTAGGCGTTTCAGTATTTCTTGGTGGTAATAAACCCTCAAGAATAGGTGATGTTCGCGGAGACGTAAGCATAAATTTTTCTTGTGATCCAGACATATCTTCCAAGCTG GTAGATATTGCTTTGGATGAAATGTTACGTCTTCAAGAGGAAGGGCCTTCAGAACAGGACGTTTCAACCATACTCGAAATTGAGCAACGAGCTCATGAGAATGGACTGCAG GAAAATTATTACTGGCTGGATAGGATTTTGCATAGCTATCAATCAAGAGCCTATGCGGGTGATGTTGGGACTTCTTTTGAG GTTCAAGATGAAGGGCGATCAAAAGTTAGATCAACCCTTACACCATCAACTGCACAATTGGCACTCAAAAGAATATTACCTTTTCCTTGCAAAAACAAGTATACTGTTGTGATTCTAATGCCCAAGTCTTCTCCGTTTAAATTACTGAAATCAGTATTCCAATCTGCTCGAACTAACTATGGCAAAGAAGCGAAG ATTTTGGCAGGAGTTGCTAGCCTTGCAGTTTTAGCATTCAGTTTGTGGAGACATGGGCGAAGTAATAGCAGATTGCTTAGCAGAACCGTGACTTAG
- the LOC114178884 gene encoding zinc protease PQQL-like isoform X1 has protein sequence MELLPAVVPPISKKQGFRSLKLVNADMEQLLSDKPVGVDYGTLDNGLRYYVRCNSKPRMRAALALAVRAGSVLEEEEERGIAHIVEHLAFSATKKYTNHDIVKFLESIGAEFGACQNAVTSADDTVYELLVPVDKPELLSQAISVLAEFSSEIRVSKDDLAKERGAVLEEYRGSRNATGRLQDAHWMLMMEGSKYAERLPIGLEKVIRTVSSETVKHFYKKWYHLCNMAVIAVGDFSDTQDVVELIKTHFGQKIPDPDPPLMPTFQVPSHDEPRFSCFVESEAAGSAVMISYKTPVDELKTVKDYRNLLAESMFLYALNQRFFKIARRNDPPYFSCSAAADVLVRPLKANIMTSSCKRKGTIEALESMLIEVARVRLHGFSDREISVVRALLMSEIESAYLERDQIQSTSLRDEYLQHFLHGEPVVGIEYEAQLQKTLLPHISTLEISKCSEKLRTSCSCVIKTIEPQPFAVLDDLKNVVKKVNLMEEEGIISYWDDEHVPEEIVTTKPNMGHVVQELEYSNIGATELVLSNGMRICYKRTDFLDDQVIFTGYSYGGLSELPESEYFSCSMGPTIAGEIGVFGYRPSVLMDMLAGKRAEVGTKIGAYMRTFYGDCSPSDLETALQLVYQLFTTNLTPGEEDVKIVMQMAEEAVSAQDRDPYTAFTNRVKELNYGNSYFFRPIRKSDLQKVDPRKACEFFSTCFKDPSTFTVVIVGNIDPAIAMPLILQYLGGIPKPPEPIMNFNRDELKGLPFTFPTEIHREVVRSPMVEAQCLVQICFPVELRNGTMVEEIHFVGFLSKLLETKIMQVLRFKHGQIYSVGVSVFLGGNKPSRIGDVRGDVSINFSCDPDISSKLVDIALDEMLRLQEEGPSEQDVSTILEIEQRAHENGLQENYYWLDRILHSYQSRAYAGDVGTSFEVQDEGRSKVRSTLTPSTAQLALKRILPFPCKNKYTVVILMPKSSPFKLLKSVFQSARTNYGKEAKILAGVASLAVLAFSLWRHGRSNSRLLSRTVT, from the exons atggAATTACTTCCCGCCGTTGTACCTCCGATCTCGAAGAAACAAGGATTCAGATCGCTTAAGCTCGTCAACGCCGACATGGAGCAGCTTCTCTCCGACAAACCCGTCGGCGTCGACTACGGCACTCTCGACAATGGCCTTCGCTACTACGTTCGTTGCAATTCCAAGCCTCGCATGAGAGCCGCTCTCGCTCTCGCCGTCAGGGCTGG ATCAGTTCTCGAAGAGGAGGAGGAACGCGGAATTGCTCACATTGTTGAACACCTCGCGTTCAGTGCCACCAAGAAATACACCAATCACGACATCGTAAAATTCCTCGAGAGTATTGGAGCCGAATTCGGGGCCTGTCAGAACGCCGTGACCTCTGCCGACGACACAGTTTACGAGCTCTTGGTTCCGGTCGACAAGCCGGAGCTGCTGTCTCAGGCCATTTCGGTCTTGGCGGAGTTCAGTTCAGAG ATTCGAGTTTCGAAGGATGACTTGGCGAAAGAGAGAGGAGCTGTCTTGGAAGAGTACAGGGGAAGCAGAAATGCCACGGGGCGGCTGCAGGATGCTCATTGGATGTTGATGATGGAAGGTTCAAAG TATGCTGAACGGCTGCCAATTGGCCTAGAGAAAGTGATTCGGACGGTTTCTTCAGAGACTGTGAAGCATTTTTACAAGAAGTGGTACCATTTATGCAATATGGCAGTGATAGCAGTTGGAGATTTTTCTGATACGCAG GATGTAGTTGAGTTAATAAAGACTCATTTTGGCCAGAAAATTCCAGATCCTGATCCTCCACTTATGCCAACATTCCAGGTTCCATCACATGATGAGCCACGATTTTCGTGTTTTGTTGAATCCGAAGCTGCTGGG TCTGCAGTGATGATCAGCTATAAGACGCCAGTGGATGAGCTTAAGACAGTGAAAGACTACCGTAATTTACTTGCAGAATCCATGTTCCTCTATGCTTTAAACCAGAGGTTCTTTAAAATAGCTCGTAGAAATGATCCACCTTATTTCTCCTGTTCTGCCGCTGCTGATGTTTTAGTTCGCCCATTAAAGGCCAATATAATGACTTCCTCTTGTAAACGAAAAGGAACTATTGAAGCCCTGGAATCGATGTTAATAGAG GTTGCGAGGGTAAGACTTCATGGCTTTTCAGATCGTGAAATATCTGTAGTCCGTGCCCTACTGATGTCAGAGATTGAATCTGCGTATTTGGAGCGAGATCAAATTCAATCTACCAGCTTGAGAGATGAAtatttacaa CACTTTCTCCACGGGGAACCTGTTGTTGGGATTGAGTATGAGGCTCAACTCCAAAAGACTCTTCTACCAC ATATATCAACATTAGAAATCTCTAAGTGTTCTGAGAAGTTAAGGACATCATGTAGCTGTGTCATAAAGACTATTGAGCCCCAGCCATTTGCTGTGCTTGATGATCTGAAAAATGTTGTTAAGAAAGTCAATCTTATGGAGGAAGAAGGGATAATCTCTTATTGGGACGATGAACATGTTCCAGAAGAAATTGTCACTACAAAGCCAAATATGGG GCATGTTGTGCAGGAATTGGAATATTCAAATATTGGAGCTACTGAACTGGTACTGTCAAATGGCATGCGGATATGTTACAAGCGTACAGACTTTCTTGATGACCAG GTTATCTTCACTGGGTATTCATATGGGGGTTTATCTGAACTCCCAGAGAGTGAATACTTCTCTTGTTCGATGGGACCAACCATTGCTGGGGAAATTGGTGTGTTTGGTTATAGACCATCTGTCCTAATGGATATGCTTGCTGGCAAGAGAGCTGAAGTTGGTACCAAGATTGGTGCATATATGAGAACTTTTTATGGTGATTGTTCACCTTCGGACCTAGAAACAGCTTTGCAG CTTGTCTATCAGCTGTTTACAACAAATTTAACACCAGGTGAAGAAGATGTCAAAATAGTTATGCAGATGGCTGAAGAAGCAGTATCTGCTCAAGATAGGGATCCATACACTGCTTTTACAAACCGTGTAAAAGAGCTTAACTATGGCAACTCTTATTTTTTCCGG CCTATTAGAAAAAGTGACCTACAAAAGGTTGATCCACGGAAAGCTTGTGAATTCTTCAGTACATGTTTCAAAGATCCATCAACTTTTACTGTTGTGATTGTTGGAAACATTGATCCTGCTATTGCAATGCCCTTGATATTGCAGTACCTA GGTGGGATACCAAAACCTCCCGAGCCTATTATGAATTTTAACCGTGATGAACTGAAAGGATTGCCTTTCACTTTTCCAACAGAAATCCATAG AGAAGTGGTTCGGAGTCCCATGGTGGAAGCACAATGTTTGGTGCAGATATGTTTTCCTGTAGAGCTGAGGAATGGGACCATG GTGGAGGAGATTCATTTTGTTGGGTTCTTGAGCAAGCTtcttgaaacaaaaataatgcaGGTTCTCCGGTTCAAGCATGGCCAG ATATACTCTGTAGGCGTTTCAGTATTTCTTGGTGGTAATAAACCCTCAAGAATAGGTGATGTTCGCGGAGACGTAAGCATAAATTTTTCTTGTGATCCAGACATATCTTCCAAGCTG GTAGATATTGCTTTGGATGAAATGTTACGTCTTCAAGAGGAAGGGCCTTCAGAACAGGACGTTTCAACCATACTCGAAATTGAGCAACGAGCTCATGAGAATGGACTGCAG GAAAATTATTACTGGCTGGATAGGATTTTGCATAGCTATCAATCAAGAGCCTATGCGGGTGATGTTGGGACTTCTTTTGAG GTTCAAGATGAAGGGCGATCAAAAGTTAGATCAACCCTTACACCATCAACTGCACAATTGGCACTCAAAAGAATATTACCTTTTCCTTGCAAAAACAAGTATACTGTTGTGATTCTAATGCCCAAGTCTTCTCCGTTTAAATTACTGAAATCAGTATTCCAATCTGCTCGAACTAACTATGGCAAAGAAGCGAAG ATTTTGGCAGGAGTTGCTAGCCTTGCAGTTTTAGCATTCAGTTTGTGGAGACATGGGCGAAGTAATAGCAGATTGCTTAGCAGAACCGTGACTTAG
- the LOC114178884 gene encoding zinc protease PQQL-like isoform X3 — MLIKMYAERLPIGLEKVIRTVSSETVKHFYKKWYHLCNMAVIAVGDFSDTQDVVELIKTHFGQKIPDPDPPLMPTFQVPSHDEPRFSCFVESEAAGSAVMISYKTPVDELKTVKDYRNLLAESMFLYALNQRFFKIARRNDPPYFSCSAAADVLVRPLKANIMTSSCKRKGTIEALESMLIEVARVRLHGFSDREISVVRALLMSEIESAYLERDQIQSTSLRDEYLQHFLHGEPVVGIEYEAQLQKTLLPHISTLEISKCSEKLRTSCSCVIKTIEPQPFAVLDDLKNVVKKVNLMEEEGIISYWDDEHVPEEIVTTKPNMGHVVQELEYSNIGATELVLSNGMRICYKRTDFLDDQVIFTGYSYGGLSELPESEYFSCSMGPTIAGEIGVFGYRPSVLMDMLAGKRAEVGTKIGAYMRTFYGDCSPSDLETALQLVYQLFTTNLTPGEEDVKIVMQMAEEAVSAQDRDPYTAFTNRVKELNYGNSYFFRPIRKSDLQKVDPRKACEFFSTCFKDPSTFTVVIVGNIDPAIAMPLILQYLGGIPKPPEPIMNFNRDELKGLPFTFPTEIHREVVRSPMVEAQCLVQICFPVELRNGTMVEEIHFVGFLSKLLETKIMQVLRFKHGQIYSVGVSVFLGGNKPSRIGDVRGDVSINFSCDPDISSKLVDIALDEMLRLQEEGPSEQDVSTILEIEQRAHENGLQENYYWLDRILHSYQSRAYAGDVGTSFEVQDEGRSKVRSTLTPSTAQLALKRILPFPCKNKYTVVILMPKSSPFKLLKSVFQSARTNYGKEAKILAGVASLAVLAFSLWRHGRSNSRLLSRTVT; from the exons ATGTTGATTAAAATG TATGCTGAACGGCTGCCAATTGGCCTAGAGAAAGTGATTCGGACGGTTTCTTCAGAGACTGTGAAGCATTTTTACAAGAAGTGGTACCATTTATGCAATATGGCAGTGATAGCAGTTGGAGATTTTTCTGATACGCAG GATGTAGTTGAGTTAATAAAGACTCATTTTGGCCAGAAAATTCCAGATCCTGATCCTCCACTTATGCCAACATTCCAGGTTCCATCACATGATGAGCCACGATTTTCGTGTTTTGTTGAATCCGAAGCTGCTGGG TCTGCAGTGATGATCAGCTATAAGACGCCAGTGGATGAGCTTAAGACAGTGAAAGACTACCGTAATTTACTTGCAGAATCCATGTTCCTCTATGCTTTAAACCAGAGGTTCTTTAAAATAGCTCGTAGAAATGATCCACCTTATTTCTCCTGTTCTGCCGCTGCTGATGTTTTAGTTCGCCCATTAAAGGCCAATATAATGACTTCCTCTTGTAAACGAAAAGGAACTATTGAAGCCCTGGAATCGATGTTAATAGAG GTTGCGAGGGTAAGACTTCATGGCTTTTCAGATCGTGAAATATCTGTAGTCCGTGCCCTACTGATGTCAGAGATTGAATCTGCGTATTTGGAGCGAGATCAAATTCAATCTACCAGCTTGAGAGATGAAtatttacaa CACTTTCTCCACGGGGAACCTGTTGTTGGGATTGAGTATGAGGCTCAACTCCAAAAGACTCTTCTACCAC ATATATCAACATTAGAAATCTCTAAGTGTTCTGAGAAGTTAAGGACATCATGTAGCTGTGTCATAAAGACTATTGAGCCCCAGCCATTTGCTGTGCTTGATGATCTGAAAAATGTTGTTAAGAAAGTCAATCTTATGGAGGAAGAAGGGATAATCTCTTATTGGGACGATGAACATGTTCCAGAAGAAATTGTCACTACAAAGCCAAATATGGG GCATGTTGTGCAGGAATTGGAATATTCAAATATTGGAGCTACTGAACTGGTACTGTCAAATGGCATGCGGATATGTTACAAGCGTACAGACTTTCTTGATGACCAG GTTATCTTCACTGGGTATTCATATGGGGGTTTATCTGAACTCCCAGAGAGTGAATACTTCTCTTGTTCGATGGGACCAACCATTGCTGGGGAAATTGGTGTGTTTGGTTATAGACCATCTGTCCTAATGGATATGCTTGCTGGCAAGAGAGCTGAAGTTGGTACCAAGATTGGTGCATATATGAGAACTTTTTATGGTGATTGTTCACCTTCGGACCTAGAAACAGCTTTGCAG CTTGTCTATCAGCTGTTTACAACAAATTTAACACCAGGTGAAGAAGATGTCAAAATAGTTATGCAGATGGCTGAAGAAGCAGTATCTGCTCAAGATAGGGATCCATACACTGCTTTTACAAACCGTGTAAAAGAGCTTAACTATGGCAACTCTTATTTTTTCCGG CCTATTAGAAAAAGTGACCTACAAAAGGTTGATCCACGGAAAGCTTGTGAATTCTTCAGTACATGTTTCAAAGATCCATCAACTTTTACTGTTGTGATTGTTGGAAACATTGATCCTGCTATTGCAATGCCCTTGATATTGCAGTACCTA GGTGGGATACCAAAACCTCCCGAGCCTATTATGAATTTTAACCGTGATGAACTGAAAGGATTGCCTTTCACTTTTCCAACAGAAATCCATAG AGAAGTGGTTCGGAGTCCCATGGTGGAAGCACAATGTTTGGTGCAGATATGTTTTCCTGTAGAGCTGAGGAATGGGACCATG GTGGAGGAGATTCATTTTGTTGGGTTCTTGAGCAAGCTtcttgaaacaaaaataatgcaGGTTCTCCGGTTCAAGCATGGCCAG ATATACTCTGTAGGCGTTTCAGTATTTCTTGGTGGTAATAAACCCTCAAGAATAGGTGATGTTCGCGGAGACGTAAGCATAAATTTTTCTTGTGATCCAGACATATCTTCCAAGCTG GTAGATATTGCTTTGGATGAAATGTTACGTCTTCAAGAGGAAGGGCCTTCAGAACAGGACGTTTCAACCATACTCGAAATTGAGCAACGAGCTCATGAGAATGGACTGCAG GAAAATTATTACTGGCTGGATAGGATTTTGCATAGCTATCAATCAAGAGCCTATGCGGGTGATGTTGGGACTTCTTTTGAG GTTCAAGATGAAGGGCGATCAAAAGTTAGATCAACCCTTACACCATCAACTGCACAATTGGCACTCAAAAGAATATTACCTTTTCCTTGCAAAAACAAGTATACTGTTGTGATTCTAATGCCCAAGTCTTCTCCGTTTAAATTACTGAAATCAGTATTCCAATCTGCTCGAACTAACTATGGCAAAGAAGCGAAG ATTTTGGCAGGAGTTGCTAGCCTTGCAGTTTTAGCATTCAGTTTGTGGAGACATGGGCGAAGTAATAGCAGATTGCTTAGCAGAACCGTGACTTAG